One Helicobacter sp. MIT 21-1697 genomic window carries:
- a CDS encoding RNA recognition motif domain-containing protein, translating to MKTLYVGNLVYAVTHDELKELFSQFGEVFSVKLINDRESGKPKGFGFVEIADEAASKAIDALNEKDFRGRNLRVNEARPRESF from the coding sequence TTGAAAACACTTTATGTAGGCAATTTAGTTTATGCAGTTACACACGATGAGCTTAAGGAGCTTTTCTCTCAATTCGGTGAAGTTTTTTCTGTTAAGCTTATTAATGATAGAGAGAGTGGCAAACCAAAGGGGTTTGGTTTTGTAGAAATCGCTGATGAAGCTGCATCTAAAGCCATTGACGCGCTTAATGAAAAAGATTTTCGTGGGCGCAATTTGCGTGTAAATGAAGCGCGACCGCGCGAATCATTCTAA
- the hypE gene encoding hydrogenase expression/formation protein HypE: MKEQYITLSQGSGGIESNTLIEEVMYKILGEIIVDGGEDAGVCESKGKIALSTDSYVVSPIFFPGGDIGKLCVCGSSNDVAMRGAKPRYLSLGLILEEGMKRAELEQILYSIKAEAQKTSLKILSGDTKVVPKGAADRIYINTTAIGELYANWRVSNLQEGDEIIVSAPIGTHGAVIFCARNEIALQSDLQSDCAQLYPMIESVRDCHIHIHTMRDATRGGLAAVLNEWSRAASVEIMLAEESIPVLPQVQGVCEILGLEALSLANEGVCVMAVPPKESKKILALLKSHPLGANACIIGHISRKVQDINQAHVILCNAWGGKRYVEYPQGELLPRIC; the protein is encoded by the coding sequence ATGAAAGAGCAATATATTACTCTCTCACAGGGTAGTGGAGGGATAGAATCTAACACACTCATTGAAGAGGTTATGTATAAGATTTTAGGCGAGATTATTGTAGATGGTGGCGAAGACGCTGGAGTGTGTGAGAGCAAAGGAAAAATAGCCCTAAGCACAGATAGCTATGTAGTAAGCCCGATATTTTTCCCCGGAGGCGATATTGGCAAACTTTGTGTGTGTGGCTCAAGTAATGATGTAGCAATGCGTGGCGCAAAACCGCGCTATCTCTCGCTTGGGCTGATTTTAGAAGAGGGTATGAAAAGGGCAGAGTTGGAGCAAATCTTGTATTCTATCAAGGCAGAGGCTCAAAAGACGAGTTTAAAGATTCTCTCTGGAGATACAAAGGTTGTGCCAAAAGGTGCAGCGGATAGAATCTACATTAATACAACAGCCATAGGAGAGTTGTATGCAAATTGGCGTGTGAGTAATTTGCAAGAGGGCGATGAGATTATTGTCAGTGCGCCTATTGGGACGCACGGAGCTGTGATATTTTGCGCAAGAAATGAGATTGCATTGCAAAGTGATTTACAAAGTGATTGCGCACAATTGTATCCAATGATAGAATCTGTGCGAGATTGCCATATACACATACACACAATGCGTGATGCGACAAGGGGAGGATTAGCTGCAGTGCTCAATGAATGGAGTAGGGCAGCAAGTGTGGAAATAATGCTTGCAGAGGAGAGTATTCCTGTATTACCACAAGTTCAGGGTGTATGTGAGATTTTAGGGCTTGAGGCACTAAGCTTGGCAAATGAGGGAGTATGCGTAATGGCTGTGCCACCTAAAGAGAGTAAAAAGATATTAGCATTGCTCAAATCCCACCCGCTTGGCGCGAATGCTTGCATCATTGGGCATATATCGCGTAAAGTGCAAGATATAAATCAAGCACACGTTATTTTGTGTAATGCGTGGGGCGGAAAACGATATGTGGAATATCCACAAGGCGAATTGCTCCCTAGAATCTGCTAG
- a CDS encoding AAA domain-containing protein encodes MNTSLQEILIESAQRYYEYLDNNDLGLSEIAIARYELGNDELTLWLKGNVVDMDLKLGGALLLRVGEEFYSIAEGEEIESRFYDDKQKVLHLALSPHIVVVFTKAQKENITFSLLSDLKFLVKNVEDFFSKYGHKVALPKSIAFNEVPHITRLSNEQNQALSMVLTSPLSYVWGPPGTGKTQAVLFEALLYYIKQGKRVAVVATTNNALEQVLRTLIQQFDTLGLERKNILRLGTPTLRYMNEFSQTCDPSILQQKNATTLFNFQDTLKTRLKNAFVVGVTLDGFIKRYESLELKFHHIFLDECAYAPLIKTCALCIDGTPLSFFGDHKQLSPVCEMPPRELNKAENENAYLWNLSALFIESLGTPIKETIKAYQQTCDIPTFTFMRMSKLSRTHRYGDNLAHILDEYIYHIGLKGNDEQMEILVLDSGSKSEQDKHLSENEARACEQLCAKLKGADYAVITPFVKQRQRLTRQMSRERIFTIHSAQGQEFDNVIFSPVSLHYHLTDSRQTHALYALNVAISRTKKRLFIVCDYAFWSRQRGQLICSLLQSAQKINNF; translated from the coding sequence ATGAATACATCTTTGCAAGAAATCCTTATAGAATCTGCACAGCGGTATTATGAGTATTTGGATAATAATGATTTGGGTTTAAGTGAAATTGCTATTGCGCGTTATGAATTGGGCAATGATGAATTAACACTCTGGCTTAAAGGCAATGTAGTAGATATGGATTTAAAGCTTGGTGGTGCTTTGCTTTTGCGTGTAGGAGAGGAGTTTTATAGCATTGCCGAAGGAGAGGAGATAGAATCTCGTTTTTATGATGATAAACAAAAGGTGCTCCATCTCGCTTTATCGCCTCATATTGTGGTAGTTTTTACAAAGGCACAAAAGGAAAACATTACATTTTCACTTTTGAGTGATTTGAAGTTTTTAGTCAAAAATGTAGAGGATTTTTTTAGTAAATACGGACACAAGGTTGCCCTGCCAAAATCTATTGCATTCAACGAAGTGCCACATATTACGCGTTTAAGCAATGAGCAAAATCAAGCTTTGTCTATGGTGCTCACAAGTCCTCTAAGCTATGTGTGGGGACCGCCGGGCACAGGCAAAACTCAAGCGGTGCTTTTTGAGGCACTTTTGTATTATATCAAACAAGGCAAAAGAGTAGCCGTTGTCGCCACTACAAATAATGCGCTAGAGCAGGTTTTGCGCACACTTATTCAACAATTTGATACACTAGGATTGGAGCGTAAGAATATTTTGCGATTGGGCACACCTACATTGCGTTATATGAATGAGTTTTCGCAAACTTGCGATCCGAGTATATTGCAGCAAAAAAATGCAACAACTTTGTTTAATTTCCAAGATACGCTCAAAACTCGCCTTAAAAATGCTTTTGTGGTGGGAGTAACGCTTGATGGATTCATTAAACGATATGAAAGTTTGGAGCTTAAATTTCATCATATTTTTTTAGATGAATGCGCCTATGCACCGCTGATTAAAACCTGTGCATTGTGTATTGATGGCACACCTCTTTCTTTTTTTGGCGACCATAAACAACTCTCTCCTGTGTGTGAAATGCCTCCTCGTGAGCTGAACAAGGCAGAAAATGAGAATGCGTATTTATGGAATCTCTCTGCACTTTTTATAGAATCTCTAGGCACACCTATAAAGGAGACTATCAAAGCATATCAGCAAACCTGCGATATACCAACATTTACTTTTATGCGTATGAGTAAGCTAAGCAGAACACATCGTTATGGCGACAATCTTGCGCATATTCTTGATGAATATATTTATCATATAGGCTTAAAGGGTAATGATGAGCAAATGGAGATTCTCGTGCTTGATAGTGGGAGTAAAAGTGAGCAGGATAAGCATTTGAGCGAGAATGAAGCGCGCGCGTGTGAGCAGCTCTGTGCGAAGCTAAAGGGTGCAGATTATGCAGTGATTACACCTTTTGTTAAGCAAAGGCAGCGGCTTACGCGTCAAATGTCAAGAGAGAGAATCTTCACTATCCATAGCGCGCAAGGGCAGGAATTTGATAATGTCATTTTCTCTCCTGTGAGTTTGCATTATCATCTCACAGATTCGCGTCAAACTCACGCGCTTTATGCGCTCAATGTGGCGATTTCACGCACGAAAAAACGACTTTTTATTGTGTGTGATTATGCTTTTTGGAGTAGGCAGAGGGGGCAGCTGATTTGCTCACTTTTACAAAGTGCTCAAAAAATCAACAATTTTTAG